From the Falsibacillus albus genome, one window contains:
- the coaBC gene encoding bifunctional phosphopantothenoylcysteine decarboxylase/phosphopantothenate--cysteine ligase CoaBC, which yields MLKGKNILLCVTGGIAAYKAAALTSKIKQAGADIKVIMSDSARQFIAPLTFQALSRNEVYFDTFDEKNPEVIAHIDLADWPDLIIVAPATANVIGKLANGIADNMITTTLLATKAPVWIAPAMNVNMYDHPAVQKNIQTLDRYGYQFIEPSEGYLACGWVGKGRLEEPEKIVSLIEGFFHDRSKGMLKGKRIIVTAGATKEKIDPIRYFTNRSSGKMGFAIAGEAAKEGAEVLLVTNSSLPAPDGVTILPAETAEDMYHEVMKHAPEADIIIKSAAVADYKPKYIYGHKMKKQDGDLVIELERTKDILKDLGEKKEHQFLVGFAAETENIDQYAMKKLQQKNADIIVANNVTQEGAGFAGDTNIVTIYKRDGSKKELSLMSKRMVAKELLNEIVQSMKRDR from the coding sequence ATGTTGAAAGGCAAAAATATTCTATTATGTGTGACCGGTGGGATCGCTGCCTATAAAGCAGCTGCGCTGACCAGCAAAATCAAGCAGGCTGGTGCAGATATTAAAGTGATCATGAGTGATTCTGCCCGTCAGTTCATTGCACCTTTGACTTTCCAGGCGTTATCAAGGAATGAGGTTTATTTTGATACCTTCGATGAAAAAAATCCGGAAGTCATTGCCCATATCGACCTCGCAGATTGGCCTGATTTGATCATTGTCGCGCCGGCAACCGCAAATGTAATCGGCAAGCTTGCAAATGGGATTGCGGACAATATGATCACAACGACCCTTCTCGCTACGAAAGCCCCAGTATGGATTGCGCCGGCAATGAATGTCAATATGTATGATCATCCCGCTGTGCAAAAAAACATTCAAACCCTTGATCGATACGGGTATCAATTCATTGAACCGAGTGAAGGCTATCTGGCGTGCGGATGGGTCGGAAAAGGCAGGCTGGAAGAACCGGAAAAGATCGTTTCATTAATTGAAGGCTTTTTTCATGACAGGTCCAAAGGCATGCTCAAAGGGAAGCGAATCATTGTCACAGCAGGAGCGACAAAGGAAAAAATTGATCCGATTCGCTATTTTACGAATAGATCGAGTGGGAAAATGGGGTTTGCTATTGCTGGAGAAGCCGCAAAAGAGGGCGCAGAAGTGCTTCTGGTCACGAATTCTTCCCTACCCGCACCGGATGGAGTCACCATCCTGCCAGCCGAAACTGCCGAAGATATGTATCATGAAGTCATGAAACATGCTCCCGAAGCGGATATCATCATCAAGAGTGCCGCTGTAGCGGATTACAAGCCAAAATACATATACGGCCATAAAATGAAAAAACAGGATGGCGATTTAGTGATTGAGTTGGAGCGGACAAAGGATATCTTGAAAGACTTGGGGGAGAAAAAAGAACATCAATTCCTTGTCGGATTTGCTGCAGAAACTGAAAATATCGACCAGTATGCGATGAAGAAGCTCCAGCAAAAAAACGCGGATATCATCGTGGCAAATAACGTGACCCAGGAAGGGGCAGGCTTTGCCGGTGATACGAATATCGTCACTATTTATAAGCGAGATGGTTCAAAGAAGGAGTTGTCGCTTATGAGTAAACGGATGGTAGCGAAGGAATTGTTGAATGAAATCGTCCAATCAATGAAAAGGGATCGATGA